The genomic region GCAGAGCTTCCCGTCGTGGGAGCGGCATTATGCCCCGGCCTCTGCCGCCAATGCCTCCAGCTGCGCCATCACGAACGCGTCCGGCAGATCTGATGAGTCATCTGAGCGGAGCCGCCGGTTCCTTCCGCCGATGCTCGAAAACCACGCCCCCTGTCCGTCATTGCTCAGCTCAATCAAGACGGCCGCCGGCACGCCCGGCGACTGGAAGTGAATGACGATTTCTCCGTCGTCCGTAGGGTAAATCGTCGGCTGAATCGTTCGTCCGGCCAGTTCCCGCAGGATCCTCGCCGCTTCGCCCTTCGTTCTCGTGCTGATCGCGGGCAGGCCGTCCTCGATGACTTCCCGGTCGATCTCTTCCAGGTCCTCCAGGGCGCTCTCGATCCAGGTCGTAGCAGGCTGTGTGGGCGTATCCCAGATTAGCAGCATGCTGTTCTCCAAATGCCGGATCCAAATGGCGCGGAAAACGGAAGCTGCTGATTCCGCGGCGGCGGGATCTACGCCAGTGCGGAAAGGATTCTCCTCTTTCGGTCCGAACGCTGACGCTGCCGTCGGCCGCATCGTCCTTCGCAGGCTCCTGCCGACCGAAAAAGGATCGGGCCACGCATGCTCGCGTGCCGGCGGCGGCGCGTACGGGTTTTCCGCCATGTTCCCAAGCATTGACGAAACACCCATCATCAGTCTCCCCTGTGCAATCCTACCGCCCGATCCGCCATCGCGTGCAACCGGGCGACAGCCTGCTCGAGACCGCCGAACGCTTCGAGTTCCGACTCGGGCATGTAAATGCTCGTTGTTACGAACAGCCCCTTGGCAAGCGACGTCGACTCTTCCACTGAGCGGTGCAGTTGCCAACGCCGGTCGTGTTCCTTAAACGTCACCCGTATCGAGGGCCGGTACCTGATTCCTGGCTCCTGTTCCGTGACTGCAACTGCACCTTCGTGTGCAAATTGCCCAAGGTACGTGTCGACCGCGGCGTCATCTGAAGTCGCAACATCCTGACTCGAGTGCAGCGAGAACCAAGCAACTCCGTTGTCGGGGAACTCCGATGCCAGAAACTCCCAGCCTCGTCGAATGGCCTCGAATACGACCTCGTACGCAGGTCGCGTCACGTTTGCGAAACTCAGGTTGAGCGTGTCCGCGTTGAGGACGATGCTCCCTGCGCCCCCAAACAGTCGACAGGTACATGACGCGTCGCCCAGCGAGTTCGCGTAGCTCATGCTGATATCCTGCGGCTGGATCGCCGTCAACTCGTGGAGCCGGTACGGGACCCCGGCGACGAATTTGCGCTGAGCAGACAGCCAGTCCGTGATGAAGTGTCGCAGCTTGATGCTGAGCTCGATCTGTTCAGGCTCCGGCGCGACCCGCAGGGTCTTCATGGGAGTCGCGTCCTCCGGGTCCAACCTGCGTAGGCCCTTCCCGGCGCTGACACGGCCCAGCCCTGGTTGCGGCGAGATTCCGGACAACGCTGGGGATGCGATCCCATGTTTCCTCATTGCGCCGACGACCGGTCTGCATCATGACCAGTCCAGCAGACTGATCCTCGCCCCCCCGATTGATCCGGCCGGGCAGGTTCGTTCCTGCCCGATTTGCGGGCATTCTCGTTTGCGACGCCCGATCTGTCAACGGGGCGCCCGCGCTCGGCGCGTCGTCGCGGGGCCGCTCAGGCCTCCGTCGTTGCGGCCTCTCTGCTTCATCGTAGCACCGAGCGCGCGTGTGGCCGCGCCGAGCTCCTCCTCGAGCTCGAGCTGAGCCAGGTCGGCGCGCGAGACGAACCGCGGCTCCGGCGAAGAATCAGGAGCGAACTGGTCGGCAGGCTCGACTCCTGACCGACGTCGGGCATGGTGAAGACCGGTGGCAACACCGTGCCGGGGCGCTGCGCGGCCGCGCCCTGCGGCAGCGTGTAGGCGTGCCGCGTCGATTACCGGACATGGACGAAGGCCCTGACGATCGGGCCGCAACCCCAGGACCGGCGACCGGGTGTCGATGCGCGCCCGGACCACGGTCAACACGCTCAAGCTCCTCGAGGATCCCGACGGGGGTGCGGATCCAGGTGCGACTTCTATCGGTTGGTGGGCGGTACAGGATTCGAACCTGTGACAACCGGTGTGTAAAACCGGCGCTCTACCCCTGAGCTAACCGCCCCGGCGCCCGCGGCCACCGGAAACAGCACCGGCGCCATGGCGGGCGGATGCAACCGTTCCATTAAACACGACCTCGACTCGCTATGCGGCCTGCCAGGCCCTGGCGCACAGCAGCAGCACCGCGGCGGCGAGTCCGAGCAGGGCCAGGTGCTCGCCGTTGCCGGTGGCGCGGCGCAGGCTGAACCGGCGGAGCGAGGCCGTCGCTTCACCCGCCGCGTAGCGCGCGTAGATGTCGCCGAAGTCCGCCCGCAGGGTCGCCTCCTCGAGTCGGATCGCCGCCGCCAGCATGACGGCGAGGTACGCGAGCACGACGCCGGCGACGAGCGCCGACGCGGCCGCCACGACGAAGCCGACGCCGATGACGGCCGAGCCGACGTACAACGGATGGCGCATCAGCCGGTACGGCCCCGACATCGTCACCTCGCGGCTCTTGACGAGATGGCCCGCCGCCCAGAGCCGCAGACCCTCCCCCAGCAGCGCGATCGGGACGCCGGCCGCGAGAGACGACCACGAGGGCCGCGCGCCGGCGAACGCCACCGCCGCGACGACGAAGCCGGCGATCACGCGGCGGCGTGCGACGCGGAACAGGAAGCGGAGGAACGGGTCGGCGTCGAGATCAAGCATGTCGGGAGGCAGCCTCCCGGCTGCGTTCGAGGCGCCGCAGGCGCCGGTCGACGGCGGCGCAGACCTGCCCCACGGAGACGCCGTCGAGGCAGCCGGTCCGCTCCCGGCAGCGGCGCACCATGTGGACCTCGCGTCCGGTCCCGGCCCGCCGCGCGGCGCAGGCGCAGTCGGGAAAGGCCGAGACGACCTCGTCGTGGGGCGACCACGGCCCGTTGCGGGCCGGATCGCTCGGGCCGTACAGGCCCACCACCGGGGTCCCGAGCGCGGCGGCGAGGTGCAGCGGTCCCGTGTCGCCCGACACCAGCAGGGCGCCGGCCCGCAGCAGCGCGGCCAGCTCGACGAGGTCGGTCGGAGGTGCCAGCCTCGCCGCGCCGGCCGACGCCGCCACCACCGCGGCGGCGCGGGCCTCGTCCCCCGGTCCCCAGATCACCACGCACGGCCTGCCGTGCGCGCGGGCGACGTGCGCCGCGACCGCGCCGTAGCGCGCGGGCGGCCAGCGCTTGGTCGACCAGGCGGCGTTGGGGTTGATCAGGACGGAGCCGCGGGGCGGATCGAGACTTCGCCGCGGTGCGTCCACGGCGGGCGGCGCGTCCGCCCGGATCGGGAAGCGCCAGTCGCGGTCGGCCAACCCCAGCGCGCTCAGGATCCCCAGGTTGCGGTCGACGACGTGACGCGGGCGGCCCGGGTCGGCGCTCTCCGTGTGGAGCCAGCGCGCCCAGGGCTCGCGCAGGAAGGGCGTGCTGAAGCCGACCACCCGGCGCGCGCCGCTGAGCCGCGCCACCAGCGCCGACTTGCCCAGTCCCTGCACGTCGAGGGCGACGTCGTACGGCACTTCCCCGAGCTCGCGGCGCAGCGCCGCCCAGCCCGCCGCCGTCCGGCCGCGGGTGCGCAGCACGACGCGGCGGTCGAGGCCCGGCACCAGGTCCAGCAGGGGGGCGTAGCGTTCGTCGATCGCCCAGTCGACGAAGGCGTCCGGAAACCCGCGCCCGAGGGCGGCGGCGACCGGAATCGCGTGGACGACGTCGCCGAGCGCCCCGAGACGGACGATCAGGATGCGCATCGGCTCGACCGGCCTATTCCGGGCGCGCGCCGGCGATCCGGCTCAGCAGGTCGCGCGTCGAGTGGTCCTTCGGATCGCCGACGATGGCGGTCCGCCCGCCGTAGGCGCGCACCACCTCGCGCTCCGGCACCGTCTCGGCGGTATAGTCGGTCCCCTTGCAGTGGACGTCGGGCCGCAGCCGCTCCAGCAGACCGGCGACCGTCGCCTCCTCGAAGATCACGACGTAGTCGACCATCCCGAGCGCGGCCAGAATCTCGGCCCGCTCCGCGGCGGCCTGCACCGGCCGGCCGCGCCCCTTCAGGGCCGCCACCGAGCGGTCGGCGTTGACGGCGACGAGCAGGCGGTCGGCTTCCGCGGCGGCCCCCCGCAGGTAGCGGACGTGCCCGACGTGCAGGAGATCGAAGCACCCGTTGGCGAGCGCCACGGTGCGCCCGGCGGCGCGGTCCGCCCGGACGAGCGCCGCCGCGCGATCGGGCGAGACGACCAGTCCCACCGGGCTCAGCGCTCCTCTCCCCGATCGGCTCGATCGCCTTCGCGATCGGCGCGATCAGCGAGATCGGCGCGATCGCCTTCGAGATCGGCGAGATCGGCGCGATCAGCCCGGATCGCCCGGATCAGCTCGGCGCCGGTGACGGTCGCCGTGCCGCGCTTCATCACCACCAGGCCCCCCGCGTAGTTGGCGAGGCGCGCCGCTTCGTACAGGGACGCGCCGGCCGCGAGGGCGAGCGAGAGCGTCGCGATGACGGTGTCGCCCGCCCCGGTCACGTCGGCCACTTCGTCGGATCCGAAGATGCCGATGTGGTCGGTCTCCCGCCCGGGAACGAACACCGCCATACCCCGGCTGCCGCGGGTCAGGACCACGCCCCCCGCCCCCGTCCGCGCCAGCAGCTCCCTGCCGGCCCGCTCGAGGCGCGCCGGATCGTCGCCTATCGGCCCGCCGAGCGCCTGCTCCGCCTCCGCCTCGTTCGGCGTGCACGCCGTGCAGCCGCGAAAGGCGGCCAGGTTGTGGCGCGAGTCGACGAGCATCGGAATCGGCGGTCTGCCGCCGCCCCCCGCGAGACGTTCCCGAAGTCGAGCGAACAGCGCCGGCGTCACGAGCCCGGACCCGTAGTCGGAGCAGAGCACCGCGTCGCAGCCGTCGAGCGCGTCGAGCGCCGCCTGTCCGAAGTCGGCGGCGGCGGCTTCCGCATCGCCGACCGACCGGCGATCGACCCGCACGATCTGCTGGCGGGCCGTGTGC from Acidobacteriota bacterium harbors:
- a CDS encoding glycosyltransferase family 9 protein; the protein is MRILIVRLGALGDVVHAIPVAAALGRGFPDAFVDWAIDERYAPLLDLVPGLDRRVVLRTRGRTAAGWAALRRELGEVPYDVALDVQGLGKSALVARLSGARRVVGFSTPFLREPWARWLHTESADPGRPRHVVDRNLGILSALGLADRDWRFPIRADAPPAVDAPRRSLDPPRGSVLINPNAAWSTKRWPPARYGAVAAHVARAHGRPCVVIWGPGDEARAAAVVAASAGAARLAPPTDLVELAALLRAGALLVSGDTGPLHLAAALGTPVVGLYGPSDPARNGPWSPHDEVVSAFPDCACAARRAGTGREVHMVRRCRERTGCLDGVSVGQVCAAVDRRLRRLERSREAASRHA
- a CDS encoding adenylyltransferase/cytidyltransferase family protein codes for the protein MSPVGLVVSPDRAAALVRADRAAGRTVALANGCFDLLHVGHVRYLRGAAAEADRLLVAVNADRSVAALKGRGRPVQAAAERAEILAALGMVDYVVIFEEATVAGLLERLRPDVHCKGTDYTAETVPEREVVRAYGGRTAIVGDPKDHSTRDLLSRIAGARPE